In one Candidatus Hepatincola sp. Av genomic region, the following are encoded:
- the pgm gene encoding Phosphoglucomutase, which produces MKILTITTSPYTNQTAGTSGLRRKTKIFLQKNYLENYMQAIFNTVNIKNKTLVIGGDGRFYNLHALKIIVSMGIANGAKKIYIAKNGYLSTPAASIFIRKYQIDYGVILSASHNPAGLQGDFGIKLNESNGAPVHINITNQITEHTKSIKEYLILDNLNLDVSKLNTFKVLNTSIEVFNGVIDYVAKMQEIFDFSSIKNLIATKKLQFFFNALHGITGIYAYEIFHKCFNVPMENLFNIIPQEDFGGLIADPNPTTVADFIKLVKQQPHIDLGFACDADGDRNMVFSHNYCLEPSDSIALMLEHANLVNYYKNVVGVARSKPTSYALDIVAKALGIPCYIVPTGWKFFANLLDAHKITLCGEESFGTGSDHSREKDGIWAVLYWLHILAKSNRNFDDILESYWHKYGRVFFARYDIEKIAPSVAESILQQLTINAKAKLQHTLLHNYTLTNCQQFAYHDSLTGEVINNQGLMLSFNHNAEVLIRLSGTSTEGSTIRCYVSKYSNNKEDFSIDKFQYLEKLVDTIFALMPEVIKYTFRV; this is translated from the coding sequence ATGAAAATTTTAACTATTACTACTTCCCCTTATACTAATCAAACAGCTGGTACTTCTGGTTTAAGAAGAAAAACTAAAATTTTTTTACAGAAAAATTATTTAGAAAATTACATGCAAGCTATTTTTAATACTGTAAATATAAAAAATAAAACTTTAGTAATAGGAGGCGATGGACGTTTTTATAATTTACATGCTTTAAAAATTATTGTATCTATGGGAATTGCTAATGGAGCTAAGAAAATTTACATTGCTAAAAATGGTTATTTATCTACACCAGCAGCTTCTATCTTTATTAGAAAATATCAAATAGACTATGGCGTTATCTTATCTGCTAGCCATAATCCGGCAGGATTACAAGGGGATTTTGGTATTAAATTAAATGAAAGTAATGGTGCACCTGTGCATATTAATATTACTAACCAAATCACAGAACATACTAAAAGTATTAAAGAGTATTTAATTTTAGATAATCTCAATTTAGATGTTAGCAAATTGAATACCTTTAAGGTTCTAAATACATCTATAGAAGTATTTAATGGAGTAATTGATTATGTAGCTAAAATGCAAGAAATTTTTGATTTTTCTAGCATTAAAAATTTAATTGCTACCAAAAAATTACAGTTCTTTTTTAATGCTTTGCACGGTATTACCGGTATATATGCCTATGAAATTTTCCATAAGTGTTTTAATGTACCTATGGAAAATCTTTTTAATATTATTCCTCAAGAAGACTTTGGTGGTTTAATTGCCGATCCTAACCCTACTACAGTTGCCGACTTTATAAAATTAGTAAAGCAACAACCCCATATTGATTTAGGCTTTGCTTGCGATGCTGATGGTGATAGGAATATGGTCTTTTCCCATAACTATTGCTTAGAACCTTCTGATAGTATTGCCTTAATGTTAGAACATGCTAATTTAGTGAATTATTATAAAAATGTTGTGGGAGTAGCTAGATCTAAACCAACATCTTATGCTTTAGATATAGTAGCTAAAGCATTGGGAATTCCTTGTTATATTGTTCCTACAGGATGGAAATTTTTTGCTAACTTATTAGATGCCCATAAAATAACTTTATGTGGTGAAGAAAGTTTTGGTACTGGGTCTGATCATTCAAGGGAAAAAGATGGAATATGGGCTGTACTATATTGGTTACATATTCTAGCGAAATCTAATAGGAATTTTGATGATATTTTAGAAAGCTATTGGCATAAATATGGCAGAGTTTTTTTTGCTAGATACGATATTGAAAAAATAGCTCCATCAGTAGCTGAAAGTATATTGCAACAATTAACAATAAATGCTAAAGCTAAATTGCAACATACTTTACTTCATAATTATACTTTAACTAACTGCCAACAATTTGCTTACCATGATTCTCTTACTGGAGAGGTTATAAATAATCAAGGTTTAATGTTATCCTTTAACCACAATGCTGAAGTTTTAATTCGTTTATCTGGTACCTCTACAGAAGGTAGTACTATTAGGTGTTATGTTTCTAAATATAGCAATAATAAAGAAGATTTTTCTATAGATAAGTTTCAATATTTAGAAAAATTAGTAGATACTATATTTGCTTTAATGCCAGAGGTAATTAAATATACTTTTCGGGTTTAA
- the folD gene encoding Bifunctional protein FolD protein, translating into MGIIINTEQIAQTHQQELIKQVSKLQKRNIIPTLATILVGNDPASAIYVSNKLKKAASLNIQTKMYTLAEDTEESTLLELIDELNQNSTINGILVQLPLPPHINSKNILQRLDPNKDVDGLHPLNAAKLLHNDPTGFVPCTPLACQYILAKEVGDLTGKNICIIGRSQLVGLPLFHLLLHKNATLTVAHSKTLNLPEICKRADIIVSAVGNSKFINESYVSNNQVLIDVGISRIVIGSKKYITGDIDTHAVLPHVKAITPVPKGVGILTIMFLMYNVLKAAAQQHGLSFNS; encoded by the coding sequence ATGGGAATAATTATTAATACTGAACAAATTGCACAAACTCATCAACAAGAACTTATAAAACAGGTTAGTAAGTTACAAAAAAGGAATATTATACCAACTTTAGCTACAATTCTTGTGGGGAACGACCCAGCCTCGGCCATTTATGTTAGTAATAAACTAAAAAAAGCAGCTAGCTTAAATATTCAAACTAAAATGTATACATTGGCTGAAGATACTGAAGAATCTACTCTACTAGAACTGATTGATGAATTAAATCAAAATTCTACAATTAATGGAATTTTAGTGCAATTACCTTTGCCTCCTCATATTAATAGTAAAAATATTTTACAAAGATTAGATCCAAATAAAGATGTAGATGGGCTACACCCCTTGAACGCAGCAAAACTGCTACACAACGATCCTACAGGTTTTGTGCCTTGTACTCCTTTAGCTTGCCAATATATTTTAGCAAAAGAAGTAGGAGATTTAACTGGAAAAAATATTTGTATAATTGGGCGTTCCCAATTAGTAGGCTTACCATTATTCCACTTATTACTGCATAAAAATGCTACTTTAACTGTTGCTCATTCTAAAACTTTAAACTTACCTGAAATTTGTAAACGAGCCGATATCATTGTGTCGGCGGTAGGTAATTCTAAGTTTATTAATGAAAGCTATGTAAGTAATAACCAAGTTTTAATTGATGTAGGAATTTCTAGAATAGTTATTGGTAGTAAAAAATACATCACTGGCGATATTGATACTCATGCTGTGCTTCCACATGTGAAAGCAATTACCCCTGTACCTAAAGGTGTAGGTATTTTAACTATTATGTTTTTAATGTATAATGTGCTAAAGGCAGCAGCACAGCAACATGGTTTATCTTTCAATTCCTAA
- a CDS encoding YggT family protein → MDIIILRDILKGIIALANFYLFLMFIMAILSLLGTFGIINLFDGPLSRIFFTLKIIIDPATNFIARFVPRVGMLDLSFLVLVIILWIVIDICEYWISTLAINNFTF, encoded by the coding sequence ATGGATATTATCATATTGAGAGACATTTTAAAAGGAATTATTGCACTTGCCAATTTTTACTTGTTTTTAATGTTCATTATGGCAATTTTAAGTTTACTTGGAACCTTTGGTATAATTAATTTATTTGATGGTCCTTTATCTAGAATATTTTTTACATTAAAAATCATTATAGATCCTGCTACTAATTTTATTGCACGTTTTGTACCACGTGTAGGTATGCTGGATTTATCTTTTTTAGTATTAGTAATAATTTTGTGGATCGTGATTGATATTTGTGAATATTGGATAAGCACTTTAGCCATTAATAATTTCACATTTTAA
- the gmk gene encoding Guanylate kinase codes for MELPRKGLNFILSAPSAVGKSTIISNLLALDTQLQFSISVTTRQKRASEKHDVDYHYKTKDQFSNLIKQGAFLEYTDVYGNYYGTLTQDVLNIHKLGKDVLFDIDFKGAESIKKTMPENSISIFILPPSYVEVEQRLRQRNQDSESDMARRLSEVKSYISHYINYDYIIVNDNLEQAIQNIQAIITASRLQREHFLNLDQYINNL; via the coding sequence ATGGAATTACCAAGAAAAGGCTTAAATTTTATTTTATCGGCACCATCTGCAGTTGGTAAAAGCACAATTATTAGTAATCTGTTAGCCCTTGATACCCAATTGCAGTTTTCTATTTCTGTTACTACTCGCCAAAAGAGAGCTTCTGAAAAGCATGATGTAGATTACCATTATAAAACTAAAGATCAGTTTAGTAACTTAATAAAACAAGGAGCTTTCTTAGAATATACTGACGTTTATGGTAATTATTATGGTACCTTAACTCAAGATGTTTTGAATATTCATAAATTAGGCAAAGATGTTTTATTTGATATAGACTTTAAAGGAGCTGAAAGTATAAAAAAAACTATGCCTGAAAATAGTATTAGTATTTTTATACTTCCACCATCTTATGTTGAAGTAGAGCAAAGATTACGACAACGGAATCAGGATTCAGAATCAGATATGGCACGTCGTTTATCGGAAGTTAAATCTTATATTTCCCATTATATTAATTATGATTACATTATTGTAAATGATAACTTAGAACAAGCCATACAAAATATTCAGGCTATCATCACAGCCAGTAGGCTACAACGAGAACATTTTCTTAACCTAGATCAATATATAAATAATCTATAA